From the genome of bacterium, one region includes:
- a CDS encoding KamA family radical SAM protein, whose product MDVSEEDRSIAIARSAEVRELDAGYFAVKDQIPTGLKLADRYRERRDLILKVLGGTLEDWDDYRWQLRNRIHDVDILGRIISLTEKERQDIAMTGQQYRWGISPYYASLMDPEDSRCPVRLQAVPSIHEYLDDSEVRDPMIIKYNSPAPLVSRLYPDRLIINVTNACAMFCRHCLRRKDIDHSDVTYPREMLGKAIAYVRESPEIRDVLLTGGDALSLSDEKLDFILTELDKIPHVEIKRLGSRMPCVVPQRITPELCRMLEKHDPVYLNTQFNHPREVTVEARKAVDMLTRSGVVVRDQTVLLKGVNADKYVMKKLMQELLRIKVAPYYIFNCKKVEGLRHFRPPIAEGIEIIEHLRGHTSGMAVPTFIITAPDGRGKTPLNPQYLLKPAVHGKALIRTWGGHILEYDDELEENGQP is encoded by the coding sequence ATGGATGTCTCGGAGGAGGACCGATCCATCGCCATCGCCAGGTCCGCGGAAGTGAGGGAACTGGACGCCGGGTACTTTGCCGTCAAGGACCAGATCCCCACCGGCCTGAAGCTCGCGGACCGGTACCGGGAAAGGCGTGATCTGATACTGAAGGTCCTCGGGGGGACCCTGGAGGATTGGGACGACTACAGGTGGCAGCTGCGCAACCGGATCCACGACGTGGATATACTGGGGCGGATCATCAGCCTCACCGAAAAGGAGCGCCAGGATATCGCCATGACGGGTCAGCAGTACCGGTGGGGCATCTCGCCCTACTACGCGAGCCTCATGGACCCTGAAGATTCCCGTTGCCCGGTCAGGCTCCAGGCGGTCCCCAGCATCCACGAGTACCTGGACGATTCGGAAGTCCGTGACCCCATGATCATCAAGTACAACAGCCCGGCCCCCCTCGTCTCCAGGCTTTACCCCGACCGGCTCATCATCAACGTCACCAACGCATGCGCCATGTTCTGCCGGCACTGCCTGAGGCGCAAGGATATCGACCACAGCGACGTGACCTACCCGAGAGAGATGCTGGGGAAGGCCATCGCCTACGTCCGGGAATCCCCCGAGATCAGGGACGTCCTGCTCACGGGAGGGGACGCCCTGTCCCTGTCCGATGAAAAGCTGGATTTTATCCTCACCGAGCTCGACAAGATCCCCCACGTGGAGATCAAACGCCTCGGTTCCCGAATGCCCTGCGTGGTGCCCCAGAGGATCACCCCCGAGCTGTGCCGCATGCTCGAAAAGCACGATCCGGTGTACCTGAACACCCAGTTCAACCATCCCAGGGAGGTGACGGTCGAGGCTCGAAAAGCGGTGGACATGCTGACCCGGAGCGGCGTCGTGGTCCGGGACCAGACCGTCCTCCTCAAGGGTGTCAATGCCGACAAGTACGTCATGAAAAAGCTCATGCAGGAGCTTTTGCGCATCAAGGTCGCCCCCTACTATATTTTCAACTGCAAGAAGGTGGAAGGGCTGCGTCATTTCAGGCCGCCCATCGCCGAGGGGATCGAGATCATCGAGCACTTGAGGGGGCACACCTCGGGGATGGCTGTCCCGACGTTCATCATTACTGCCCCTGACGGCCGGGGGAAAACACCCTTGAATCCGCAGTACCTGCTCAAACCCGCCGTCCATGGAAAAGCCCTCATCCGGACCTGGGGTGGACACATCCTGGAGTACGACGACGAACTTGAGGAGAACGGACAGCCGTGA